Proteins co-encoded in one Malus domestica chromosome 09, GDT2T_hap1 genomic window:
- the LOC103444273 gene encoding pentatricopeptide repeat-containing protein GUN1, chloroplastic isoform X2: MASTPPHCSITATKPYQSHQYPQNQRLKSQRNARQPNQWTTQQVSLPKPLPLPSQPPRSAPRPPLPAHTSSFSSLPSLPPPKSDLVTAFSGRRSTRFVSKMHLGRPKTTVGSRHSALAEEALHHAVQYGKNDLALDDVLLSFETRLGGSDDYTFLLRELGNRGECWKAIRCFEFAVRRERRRTEQGKLASSMISTLGRLGKVELAKNVFQTAVDDGYGKTVYTYSALISAYGRSGYCEEAIRVLESMKDAGLKPNLVTYNAVIDACGKGGVEFKRVVEIFNEMLRNGVQPDRITYNSLLAVCSRGGLWEAAQNLFSEMVDRGIDQDIYTYNTLLDAICKGGQMDLAYQMMSEMPSKNILPNVVTYSTIIDGYAKAGRLEDALSLFNEMKFLAISLDRVLYNTLLSLYGKLGRFEDALNVCKEMESVGIAKDVVSYNALLGGYGKQGKYDEVKRMYNEMIEEHVSPNILTYSTLIDLYSKGGLYAEAMRVFREFKHAGLKADVVLYSELINALCKNGLVESALSLLDEMTKEGIRPNVVTYNSIIDAFGRSAATECAVDAAPGGIMLHTGSSSTVSERKVFEIQVGDREDNRFLKMFGQLAAEKAGYAIKDRKVRQEILCILGIFQKMHELDIKPNVVTFSAILNACSRCNSFDDASMLLEELRLFDNQVYGVAHGLLMGYRDNVWVKAQSLFDEVKQMDSSTASAFYNALTDMLWHFGQHSNRMGEAQQSSR, from the exons ATGGCTTCAACGCCGCCGCACTGTTCAATCACGGCGACTAAGCCTTACCAGAGCCACCAATACCCCCAAAACCAGCGCCTAAAATCTCAGCGCAACGCCCGCCAACCCAATCAATGGACGACCCAACAAGTCTCCCTCCCAAAGCCTCTGCCTTTACCTTCCCAACCACCGCGCTCCGCCCCAAGGCCGCCGCTTCCCGCCCACACCTCCTCCTTTTcatccctcccttctctccctcCTCCAAAATCTGATCTTGTCACCGCCTTCTCGGGCCGCCGCTCCACCCGATTCGTCTCCAAAATGCACCTGGGCCGCCCCAAGACCACCGTGGGCTCCCGCCACTCGGCGCTGGCAGAGGAGGCCCTGCACCACGCCGTCCAATACGGTAAGAATGATCTGGCTCTTGATGATGTTTTGCTTAGTTTTGAGACTAGGCTTGGTGGGTCTGATGATTACACGTTTTTGCTAAGAGAGCTTGGGAATAGGGGTGAGTGTTGGAAGGCAATTCGATGTTTCGAGTTTGCGGTGAGGAGGGAGAGGAGGAGAACTGAGCAGGGGAAATTAGCTAGTTCTATGATTAGTACTCTTGGCAGGTTAGGAAAGGTTGAGCTTGCTAAGAATGTGTTTCAAACTGCTGTTGATGACGGCTACGGAAAGACCGTTTATACGTATTCTGCGTTGATTAGTGCTTATGGGCGAAGTGGGTATTGTGAGGAGGCTATAAGAGTTCTTGAGTCAATGAAAGATGCGGGCTTGAAACCGAATTTGGTTACTTACAATGCGGTAATTGATGCGTGTGGAAAAGGGGGAGTGGAATTTAAGAGGGTAGTGGAGATTTTCAATGAGATGCTGAGAAATGGGGTTCAGCCAGATCGAATTACTTATAATTCACTCCTTGCGGTTTGTAGTCGAGGGGGATTGTGGGAGGCAGCTCAAAACCTATTTAGTGAGATGGTGGATAGAGGAATTGATCAGGATATTTACACGTACAATACGCTTCTGGATGCGATTTGTAAAGGTGGGCAGATGGATTTGGCATATCAGATGATGTCGGAGATGCCTTCAAAGAATATTTTGCCCAATGTGGTTACTTATAGTACTATTATCGATGGATATGCTAAGGCTGGTAGATTAGAAGATGCACTCAGTTTATTTAATGAAATGAAGTTTTTGGCCATCAGTCTGGACAGAGTTCTGTATAACACATTGCTTTCACTATATGGGAAGCTTGGTAGGTTTGAGGACGCCTTGAATGTTTGCAAGGAGATGGAGAGTGTTGGGATTGCGAAGGATGTTGTGTCTTATAATGCACTTCTTGGTGGGTATGGGAAGCAAGGGAAGTATGATGAAGTTAAAAGAATGTACAATGAGATGATAGAAGAACATGTATCACCAAACATATTAACTTATTCAACATTGATCGATCTGTATTCAAAGGGTGGCTTGTATGCAGAGGCAATGAGGGTTTTTAGAGAGTTTAAGCATGCAGGGTTGAAGGCTGATGTTGTGCTTTATAGTGAACTTATCAATGCTCTGTGCAAAAATGGACTGGTGGAATCTGCTCTTTCGTTGCTTGATGAGATGACCAAGGAAGGGATTCGACCTAATGTTGTCACTTATAATTCAATAATTGATGCCTTTGGTCGGTCAGCAGCTACAGAATGTGCAGTGGATGCTGCTCCAGGAGGCATTATGCTACACACCGGATCTTCATCTACAGTTTCTGAAAGGAAGGTCTTTGAAATTCAGGTGGGAGATAGGGAGGATAACAGATTTCTGAAGATGTTTGGGCAACTTGCAGCTGAGAAAGCAGGTTATGCAATAAAAGATAGGAAGGTTAGACAAGAAATCTTGTGCATTCTGGGAATCTTTCAGAAGATGCATGAGCTAGACATCAAGCCGAATGTTGTcacattttctgccattttAAACGCGTGCAG CCGTTGTAATTCATTTGACGATGCTTCAATGTTATTGGAGGAACTCCGGTTGTTTGATAATCAAGTTTATGGGG